From a region of the Betta splendens chromosome 5, fBetSpl5.4, whole genome shotgun sequence genome:
- the LOC114856403 gene encoding mitogen-activated protein kinase kinase kinase 12-like: MALIHEPRAPSPSLSGFNTPLSDPPSFRRLDAETPCTPEMDLTPTQCVLRNVLSIDTGAAVEAGVRGGEAQTAGHSQTPGDEQQEHFANSVLKLHDHDGSPGRTEGERQESDTSAVRSQADDARLQCQSTGGGGGFLEGLFGCLRPVWTMIGKAYSTEHKHDLDEAWEVPFEEISDLQWVGSGAQGAVFLGKLHGQEVAVKKVRNIKETDIKHLRKLKHPNIITFKGICTQAPCYCIIMEYCAQGQLYEVLRAGRKITPSLLMDWAMGIAGGMNYLHLHKIIHRDLKSPNILITYDDAVKISDFGTSKELSDKSTKMSFAGTVAWMAPEVIRNEPVSEKVDIWSFGVVLWEMLTGEVPYKDVDSSAIIWGVGNNSLQLPVPDSCPESFKLLLRQCWNCKPRNRPSFRQILLHLDIASADMLSTPQETYFQSQVEWRDEVRHHFEKIKSEGTCLHRLDEELIKRRREELRHALDIREHYERKLERANNLYMELNAIMLQLEIKEKELLKREQSLDKKYPGCFKHHSSRQSTSSNSMEKLMKKRNIPQKLPSHSKRPDLLKSEVILPKLDSSMTQVTIPNKGSTSPGRSRRGKPRYRKAGKGSSGDLAQLKATLSSSLAMVNATSSVPSSKHHLDPSAALRGLQHDLLLKKMSSSSPDLISTTLEAEGRRKGQVRPGLDRAGSQSASAGLGESGTGEPEEGPDVGVGPDDLAETPPRSDTPSEDAASVPFSSSPDSPCGRGATAGRASVLGPPRAPHEGEEKEEGMVITRSPRSQRLTPAALLYRAAVTRSQRRGVSSEEEEGEVDSEVELPRRRRTVSMTKCQSLSTFSSENLSVSDGEEGNTTDHSHSGTPDVVSTNTDERLDDKSDDLLSQGSEIPADPSDPTQLGSDGLSEKEAALRHVKTQLSTNEQNYEGLYDDSDCDSAELDHSGSAEPSQPPANW; encoded by the exons ATGGCGCTCATTCATGAACCTCgcgccccctctccctctctctccggtTTCAACACTCCCCTCTCCGATCCTCCATCCTTCCGGCGGCTCGATGCCGAGACCCCCTGCACCCCGGAAATGGACCTGACCCCGACCCAGTGCGTCCTTCGCAACGTCCTCTCCATAGACACCGGGGCGGCGGTGGAGGCCGGGGTCCGGGGGGGGGAGGCGCAGACGGCCGGGCACAGCCAGACGCCGGGAGACGAACAACAGGAGCACTTTGCCAACAGCGTCCTGAAGCTCCACGACCACGACGGCAGCCCTGGAAGGACCGAGGGAGAGCGGCAGGAGTCGGACACCAGCGCCGTGAGGAGCCAGGCGGACGACGCCAGGCTTCAGTGCCAGTCCaccggagggggaggggggtttcTGGAGGGGCTCTTCGGGTGTCTGCGGCCAGTCTGGACCATGATTGGCAAAGCCTACTCCACGGAGCACAAGCACGACCTGGACG AAGCATGGGAGGTCCCGTTTGAGGAGATATCAGACCTGCAGTGGGTGGGCAGCGGAGCCCAGGGCGCCGTCTTCCTGGGGAAACTGCACGGACAGGAAGTGGCAGTGAAGAAAGTGAGAAACATCAAGGAGACGGACATCAAGCACCTGCGCAAGCTCAAACACCCCAACATCATCACATTCAA GGGTATTTGTACTCAGGCTCCATGTTACTGCATTATCATGGAGTACTGTGCCCAGGGACAGCTGTATGAGGTGCTGCGGGCCGGCAGGAAGATCACGCCGTCGCTGCTGATGGACTGGGCCATGGGCATCGCTGGCGGCATGAATTACCTTCACCTCCACAAGATCATCCACAGAGACCTCAAGTCGCCAAA CATCCTGATCACGTACGACGACGCGGTGAAGATCTCTGACTTCGGCACGTCCAAGGAGCTCAGTGACAAGAGCACCAAGATGTCGTTCGCCGGGACGGTGGCCTGGATGGCGCCGGAGGTCATCCGCAACGAGCCCGTCTCAGAGAAGGTGGATATTTG GTCGTTCGGCGTTGTGCTGTGGGAGATGCTGACAGGAGAGGTGCCCTATAAGGACGTGGACTCCTCCGCCATCATCTGGGGAGTGGGAAATAACAGCCTGCAGCTGCCGGTGCCCGATAGCTGTCCAGAGAGCTTCAAACTGCTCCTGAGGCAGTGCTG GAACTGCAAACCAAGAAACAGGCCGTCCTTCCGACAGATTCTGCTGCATCTGGACATTGCCTCGGCGGACATGTTGTCCACGCCACAGGAAACATACTTTCAGTCTCAG GTGGAGTGGAGAGACGAGGTGAGGCACCACTTTGAGAAGATCAAGTCTGAGGGCACGTGTCTTCACAGGCTGGATGAGGAGCTGATCAAACGACGCAGGGAGGAACTCAG acacgcactgGACATCCGAGAGCACTATGAGAGGAAACTTGAGAGAGCCAACAACCTCTACATGGAGCTCAACGCCAtcatgctgcagctggagattaaagagaaggagctgctcaa GAGGGAACAGTCGCTGGACAAGAAATACCCAGGCTGCTTCAAGcaccacagctccagacagtCGACGTCCTCCAACTccatggagaagctcatgaaGAAACGCAACATACCTCAGAAGCTGCCGTCGCACAGCAAGAG GCCAGACTTACTGAAGTCAGAGGTCATCCTCCCCAAACTGGACTCTTCCATGACGCAGGTCACGATCCCCAACAAAGGCTCCACGTCCCCTGGACGCTCACGTCGAGGAAAGCCCCGCTACAGGAAGGCTGGGAAGGGCAGCAGCGGGGACCTGGCTCAGCTGAAGGCCACCCTCTCTTCATCTTTAGCAATGGTGAATGCCACCTCATCTGTTCCCAGCAGCAAGCACCACCTAGACCCCAGCGCAGCTCTCCGAGGCCTGCAGCATGACCTGCTGCTCAAGAAGatgtcctcctccagccccgACCTCATATCAACCACCCTGGAGGCCGAAGGCCGGAGGAAGGGCCAAGTGAGGCCGGGGCTGGATAGAGCCGGCAGCCAGAGTGCCTCCGCCGGGCTGGGGGAGAGCGGGACTGGAGAACCAGAGGAGGGGCCGGATGTGGGTGTCGGTCCCGATGACCTGGCAGAAACGCCTCCACGCAGTGACACGCCCAGCGAAGACGCAGCTTCGGTCCCGTTCTCCAGCAGCCCCGACTCTCCTTGTGGCAGGGGGGCGACTGCAGGCAGGGCGTCCGTGCTCGGGCCCCCCCGGGCGCCCCATGAgggtgaggagaaggaggaggggatggTGATAACGCGCTCCCCCAGAAGCCAGAGACTCACGCCTGCGGCGCTGTTGTACAGGGCGGCGGTCACGCGGAGTCAG AGGCGCGGCGTGTCttcagaggaagaagaaggagaggtGGACAGCGAGGTGGAGTTGCCGAGGAGACG GCGCACCGTTAGCATGACCAAGTGCCAGTCCCTGTCCACCTTCAGCTCAGAGAACCTGTCGGTCTCCGACGGCGAGGAGGGAAACACCACCGACCACTCGCACAGCGGCACGCCGGACGTCGTCAGCACCAACACCGACGAGCGCCTGGACGACAAGAGCGACGATCTGCTGTCTCAGGGCTCCGAGATCCCCGCCGACCCGTCTGACCCGACCCAGCTGGGCTCGGACGGGTTGTCTGAGAAGGAGGCTGCTCTGAGACACGTGAAGACGCAGCTCAGTACAAATGAACAAAACTACGAG GGCCTGTACGATGACTCGGACTGTGACAGCGCAGAGCTGGACCATTCAGGCAGTGCAGAGCCCAGCCAGCCTCCAGCCAACTGGTGA
- the LOC114855730 gene encoding poly(rC)-binding protein 2 isoform X6 yields MDSGVIEGGLNVTLTIRLLMHGKEVGSIIGKKGESVKKMREESGARINISEGNCPERIITLAGPTTAIFKAFSMIIEKLEEDISSSMTNSTATSKPPVTLRIVVPASQCGSLIGKGGCKIKEIRESTGAQVQVAGDMLPNSTERAITIAGTPQSIIECVKQICVVMLESPPKGVTIPYRPKPSGSPVIFAGGQAYAVQGQHAIPQPDLTKLHQLAMQQSPFPIAPSNQGFTGIDAAAQTSSHEMTIPNDLIGCIIGRQGAKINEIRQMSGAQIKIANPVDGSTDRQVTITGSPASISLAEYLINARLSSEATGLAAN; encoded by the exons ATGGACTCCGGTGTGATTGAAGGAGGGCTCAATGTCACCCTTACCATTAGGCTGCTCATGCACGGCAAG GAGGTTGGAAGCATTATTGGAAAG AAAGGTGAATCTGTCAAGAAGATGAGAGAAGAG AGTGGGGCTCGCATCAACATCTCTGAGGGCAACTGTCCTGAGAGGATCATTACTTTGGCAGGTCCAACCACCGCCATATTTAAAGCATTCTCCATGATCATTGAAAAGCTGGAAGAA gATATAAGCAGTTCAATGACAAACAGCACAGCTACCAGCAAGCCCCCAGTGACCCTACGCATTGTGGTGCCTGCCAGTCAATGTGGCTCCCTCATTGGAAAAGGTGGCTGCAAGATCAAGGAAATTCGAGAG TCAACCGGTGCTCAGGTACAAGTGGCAGGTGACATGCTCCCCAACTCCACAGAGCGTGCCATCACCATCGCTGGCACTCCTCAGTCCATAATTGAGTGTGTGAAGCAGATCTGTGTGGTTATGCTGGAG TCTCCTCCTAAAGGGGTAACTATCCCCTACCGACCCAAGCCTTCAGGATCCCCCGTCATCTTTGCAGGCGGACAG GCATATGCTGTACAAGGGCAGCACGCGATTCCACAGCCAGAT CTCACCAAGCTTCACCAGCTGGCCATGCAGCAGAGCCCCTTCCCCATCGCACCAAGTAACCAGGGATTCACTG GAATAGATGCTGCTGCTCAAACCAGTTCTCATGAGATGACCATTCCAAATGAT CTTATTGGGTGCATCATCGGCCGCCAGGGAGCAAAGATCAACGAGATCAGACAAATGTCAGGCGCCCAGATCAAGATTGCGAATCCAGTGGATGGATCGACTGACCGCCAGGTCACCATTACAGGCTCGCCTGCCAGCATCAGTTTGGCAGAGTACCTCATCAATGCCAG gCTTTCGTCTGAGGCCACAGGACTGGCAGCCAACTGA
- the LOC114855730 gene encoding poly(rC)-binding protein 2 isoform X5, with product MDSGVIEGGLNVTLTIRLLMHGKEVGSIIGKKGESVKKMREESGARINISEGNCPERIITLAGPTTAIFKAFSMIIEKLEEDISSSMTNSTATSKPPVTLRIVVPASQCGSLIGKGGCKIKEIRESTGAQVQVAGDMLPNSTERAITIAGTPQSIIECVKQICVVMLESPPKGVTIPYRPKPSGSPVIFAGGQAYAVQGQHAIPQPDSSSAAISPQLTKLHQLAMQQSPFPIAPSNQGFTGIDAAAQTSSHEMTIPNDLIGCIIGRQGAKINEIRQMSGAQIKIANPVDGSTDRQVTITGSPASISLAEYLINARLSSEATGLAAN from the exons ATGGACTCCGGTGTGATTGAAGGAGGGCTCAATGTCACCCTTACCATTAGGCTGCTCATGCACGGCAAG GAGGTTGGAAGCATTATTGGAAAG AAAGGTGAATCTGTCAAGAAGATGAGAGAAGAG AGTGGGGCTCGCATCAACATCTCTGAGGGCAACTGTCCTGAGAGGATCATTACTTTGGCAGGTCCAACCACCGCCATATTTAAAGCATTCTCCATGATCATTGAAAAGCTGGAAGAA gATATAAGCAGTTCAATGACAAACAGCACAGCTACCAGCAAGCCCCCAGTGACCCTACGCATTGTGGTGCCTGCCAGTCAATGTGGCTCCCTCATTGGAAAAGGTGGCTGCAAGATCAAGGAAATTCGAGAG TCAACCGGTGCTCAGGTACAAGTGGCAGGTGACATGCTCCCCAACTCCACAGAGCGTGCCATCACCATCGCTGGCACTCCTCAGTCCATAATTGAGTGTGTGAAGCAGATCTGTGTGGTTATGCTGGAG TCTCCTCCTAAAGGGGTAACTATCCCCTACCGACCCAAGCCTTCAGGATCCCCCGTCATCTTTGCAGGCGGACAG GCATATGCTGTACAAGGGCAGCACGCGATTCCACAGCCAGAT tcttcctctgctgctatCTCTCCACAGCTCACCAAGCTTCACCAGCTGGCCATGCAGCAGAGCCCCTTCCCCATCGCACCAAGTAACCAGGGATTCACTG GAATAGATGCTGCTGCTCAAACCAGTTCTCATGAGATGACCATTCCAAATGAT CTTATTGGGTGCATCATCGGCCGCCAGGGAGCAAAGATCAACGAGATCAGACAAATGTCAGGCGCCCAGATCAAGATTGCGAATCCAGTGGATGGATCGACTGACCGCCAGGTCACCATTACAGGCTCGCCTGCCAGCATCAGTTTGGCAGAGTACCTCATCAATGCCAG gCTTTCGTCTGAGGCCACAGGACTGGCAGCCAACTGA
- the LOC114855730 gene encoding poly(rC)-binding protein 2 isoform X2, with protein sequence MDSGVIEGGLNVTLTIRLLMHGKEVGSIIGKKGESVKKMREESGARINISEGNCPERIITLAGPTTAIFKAFSMIIEKLEEDISSSMTNSTATSKPPVTLRIVVPASQCGSLIGKGGCKIKEIRESTGAQVQVAGDMLPNSTERAITIAGTPQSIIECVKQICVVMLESPPKGVTIPYRPKPSGSPVIFAGGQAYAVQGQHAIPQPDLTKLHQLAMQQSPFPIAPSNQGFTGIDAAAQTSSHEMTIPNDLIGCIIGRQGAKINEIRQMSGAQIKIANPVDGSTDRQVTITGSPASISLAEYLINASVESSKPPPPSSSSLNPEQTSLCPSSTSTTTTTTTTTTTTTTTSSAATSSFSSSSSSSSSSCVVPPSASIPLSLLAPGPPPPSSSSSSSSSSTDSLLPSSPACVSSLLSLKPLPLLALHVVSGASNPAHPIPTEPKIAPELGSKSKRRRLSPY encoded by the exons ATGGACTCCGGTGTGATTGAAGGAGGGCTCAATGTCACCCTTACCATTAGGCTGCTCATGCACGGCAAG GAGGTTGGAAGCATTATTGGAAAG AAAGGTGAATCTGTCAAGAAGATGAGAGAAGAG AGTGGGGCTCGCATCAACATCTCTGAGGGCAACTGTCCTGAGAGGATCATTACTTTGGCAGGTCCAACCACCGCCATATTTAAAGCATTCTCCATGATCATTGAAAAGCTGGAAGAA gATATAAGCAGTTCAATGACAAACAGCACAGCTACCAGCAAGCCCCCAGTGACCCTACGCATTGTGGTGCCTGCCAGTCAATGTGGCTCCCTCATTGGAAAAGGTGGCTGCAAGATCAAGGAAATTCGAGAG TCAACCGGTGCTCAGGTACAAGTGGCAGGTGACATGCTCCCCAACTCCACAGAGCGTGCCATCACCATCGCTGGCACTCCTCAGTCCATAATTGAGTGTGTGAAGCAGATCTGTGTGGTTATGCTGGAG TCTCCTCCTAAAGGGGTAACTATCCCCTACCGACCCAAGCCTTCAGGATCCCCCGTCATCTTTGCAGGCGGACAG GCATATGCTGTACAAGGGCAGCACGCGATTCCACAGCCAGAT CTCACCAAGCTTCACCAGCTGGCCATGCAGCAGAGCCCCTTCCCCATCGCACCAAGTAACCAGGGATTCACTG GAATAGATGCTGCTGCTCAAACCAGTTCTCATGAGATGACCATTCCAAATGAT CTTATTGGGTGCATCATCGGCCGCCAGGGAGCAAAGATCAACGAGATCAGACAAATGTCAGGCGCCCAGATCAAGATTGCGAATCCAGTGGATGGATCGACTGACCGCCAGGTCACCATTACAGGCTCGCCTGCCAGCATCAGTTTGGCAGAGTACCTCATCAATGCCAG TGTAGAGTCCTCtaaacctcctcctccctcctcctcctccttgaaccCTGAACAGACCAGCCTGTGcccttcctccacctctactactactactaccactactactactactaccaccaccaccacctcctctgctgctacctcctccttctcttcctcctcctcctcctcttcttcctcctgtgtGGTGCCCCCCTCAGCCTCCATTCCTCTGTCCTTGTTGGCtcctgggcctcctcctccttcctcttcctcctcctcctcttcctcctccactgattCCCTGCTCCCAAGctctcctgcctgtgtgtcaAGTCTCCTAAGTCTCAAGCCCCTTCCTCTCCTGGCACTCCATGTTGTCAGTGGGGCCAGTAACCCTGCACACCCAATCCCCACTGAGCCCAAAATCGCCCCAGAGCTGGGCTCCAAGTCTAAAAGGCGAAGGCTCTCCCCTTACTAA
- the LOC114855730 gene encoding poly(rC)-binding protein 2 isoform X1, which yields MDSGVIEGGLNVTLTIRLLMHGKEVGSIIGKKGESVKKMREESGARINISEGNCPERIITLAGPTTAIFKAFSMIIEKLEEDISSSMTNSTATSKPPVTLRIVVPASQCGSLIGKGGCKIKEIRESTGAQVQVAGDMLPNSTERAITIAGTPQSIIECVKQICVVMLESPPKGVTIPYRPKPSGSPVIFAGGQAYAVQGQHAIPQPDSSSAAISPQLTKLHQLAMQQSPFPIAPSNQGFTGIDAAAQTSSHEMTIPNDLIGCIIGRQGAKINEIRQMSGAQIKIANPVDGSTDRQVTITGSPASISLAEYLINASVESSKPPPPSSSSLNPEQTSLCPSSTSTTTTTTTTTTTTTTTSSAATSSFSSSSSSSSSSCVVPPSASIPLSLLAPGPPPPSSSSSSSSSSTDSLLPSSPACVSSLLSLKPLPLLALHVVSGASNPAHPIPTEPKIAPELGSKSKRRRLSPY from the exons ATGGACTCCGGTGTGATTGAAGGAGGGCTCAATGTCACCCTTACCATTAGGCTGCTCATGCACGGCAAG GAGGTTGGAAGCATTATTGGAAAG AAAGGTGAATCTGTCAAGAAGATGAGAGAAGAG AGTGGGGCTCGCATCAACATCTCTGAGGGCAACTGTCCTGAGAGGATCATTACTTTGGCAGGTCCAACCACCGCCATATTTAAAGCATTCTCCATGATCATTGAAAAGCTGGAAGAA gATATAAGCAGTTCAATGACAAACAGCACAGCTACCAGCAAGCCCCCAGTGACCCTACGCATTGTGGTGCCTGCCAGTCAATGTGGCTCCCTCATTGGAAAAGGTGGCTGCAAGATCAAGGAAATTCGAGAG TCAACCGGTGCTCAGGTACAAGTGGCAGGTGACATGCTCCCCAACTCCACAGAGCGTGCCATCACCATCGCTGGCACTCCTCAGTCCATAATTGAGTGTGTGAAGCAGATCTGTGTGGTTATGCTGGAG TCTCCTCCTAAAGGGGTAACTATCCCCTACCGACCCAAGCCTTCAGGATCCCCCGTCATCTTTGCAGGCGGACAG GCATATGCTGTACAAGGGCAGCACGCGATTCCACAGCCAGAT tcttcctctgctgctatCTCTCCACAGCTCACCAAGCTTCACCAGCTGGCCATGCAGCAGAGCCCCTTCCCCATCGCACCAAGTAACCAGGGATTCACTG GAATAGATGCTGCTGCTCAAACCAGTTCTCATGAGATGACCATTCCAAATGAT CTTATTGGGTGCATCATCGGCCGCCAGGGAGCAAAGATCAACGAGATCAGACAAATGTCAGGCGCCCAGATCAAGATTGCGAATCCAGTGGATGGATCGACTGACCGCCAGGTCACCATTACAGGCTCGCCTGCCAGCATCAGTTTGGCAGAGTACCTCATCAATGCCAG TGTAGAGTCCTCtaaacctcctcctccctcctcctcctccttgaaccCTGAACAGACCAGCCTGTGcccttcctccacctctactactactactaccactactactactactaccaccaccaccacctcctctgctgctacctcctccttctcttcctcctcctcctcctcttcttcctcctgtgtGGTGCCCCCCTCAGCCTCCATTCCTCTGTCCTTGTTGGCtcctgggcctcctcctccttcctcttcctcctcctcctcttcctcctccactgattCCCTGCTCCCAAGctctcctgcctgtgtgtcaAGTCTCCTAAGTCTCAAGCCCCTTCCTCTCCTGGCACTCCATGTTGTCAGTGGGGCCAGTAACCCTGCACACCCAATCCCCACTGAGCCCAAAATCGCCCCAGAGCTGGGCTCCAAGTCTAAAAGGCGAAGGCTCTCCCCTTACTAA
- the LOC114855730 gene encoding poly(rC)-binding protein 2 isoform X4: MDSGVIEGGLNVTLTIRLLMHGKEVGSIIGKKGESVKKMREESGARINISEGNCPERIITLAGPTTAIFKAFSMIIEKLEEDISSSMTNSTATSKPPVTLRIVVPASQCGSLIGKGGCKIKEIRESTGAQVQVAGDMLPNSTERAITIAGTPQSIIECVKQICVVMLESPPKGVTIPYRPKPSGSPVIFAGGQLTKLHQLAMQQSPFPIAPSNQGFTGIDAAAQTSSHEMTIPNDLIGCIIGRQGAKINEIRQMSGAQIKIANPVDGSTDRQVTITGSPASISLAEYLINASVESSKPPPPSSSSLNPEQTSLCPSSTSTTTTTTTTTTTTTTTSSAATSSFSSSSSSSSSSCVVPPSASIPLSLLAPGPPPPSSSSSSSSSSTDSLLPSSPACVSSLLSLKPLPLLALHVVSGASNPAHPIPTEPKIAPELGSKSKRRRLSPY, from the exons ATGGACTCCGGTGTGATTGAAGGAGGGCTCAATGTCACCCTTACCATTAGGCTGCTCATGCACGGCAAG GAGGTTGGAAGCATTATTGGAAAG AAAGGTGAATCTGTCAAGAAGATGAGAGAAGAG AGTGGGGCTCGCATCAACATCTCTGAGGGCAACTGTCCTGAGAGGATCATTACTTTGGCAGGTCCAACCACCGCCATATTTAAAGCATTCTCCATGATCATTGAAAAGCTGGAAGAA gATATAAGCAGTTCAATGACAAACAGCACAGCTACCAGCAAGCCCCCAGTGACCCTACGCATTGTGGTGCCTGCCAGTCAATGTGGCTCCCTCATTGGAAAAGGTGGCTGCAAGATCAAGGAAATTCGAGAG TCAACCGGTGCTCAGGTACAAGTGGCAGGTGACATGCTCCCCAACTCCACAGAGCGTGCCATCACCATCGCTGGCACTCCTCAGTCCATAATTGAGTGTGTGAAGCAGATCTGTGTGGTTATGCTGGAG TCTCCTCCTAAAGGGGTAACTATCCCCTACCGACCCAAGCCTTCAGGATCCCCCGTCATCTTTGCAGGCGGACAG CTCACCAAGCTTCACCAGCTGGCCATGCAGCAGAGCCCCTTCCCCATCGCACCAAGTAACCAGGGATTCACTG GAATAGATGCTGCTGCTCAAACCAGTTCTCATGAGATGACCATTCCAAATGAT CTTATTGGGTGCATCATCGGCCGCCAGGGAGCAAAGATCAACGAGATCAGACAAATGTCAGGCGCCCAGATCAAGATTGCGAATCCAGTGGATGGATCGACTGACCGCCAGGTCACCATTACAGGCTCGCCTGCCAGCATCAGTTTGGCAGAGTACCTCATCAATGCCAG TGTAGAGTCCTCtaaacctcctcctccctcctcctcctccttgaaccCTGAACAGACCAGCCTGTGcccttcctccacctctactactactactaccactactactactactaccaccaccaccacctcctctgctgctacctcctccttctcttcctcctcctcctcctcttcttcctcctgtgtGGTGCCCCCCTCAGCCTCCATTCCTCTGTCCTTGTTGGCtcctgggcctcctcctccttcctcttcctcctcctcctcttcctcctccactgattCCCTGCTCCCAAGctctcctgcctgtgtgtcaAGTCTCCTAAGTCTCAAGCCCCTTCCTCTCCTGGCACTCCATGTTGTCAGTGGGGCCAGTAACCCTGCACACCCAATCCCCACTGAGCCCAAAATCGCCCCAGAGCTGGGCTCCAAGTCTAAAAGGCGAAGGCTCTCCCCTTACTAA
- the LOC114855730 gene encoding poly(rC)-binding protein 2 isoform X3 → MDSGVIEGGLNVTLTIRLLMHGKEVGSIIGKKGESVKKMREESGARINISEGNCPERIITLAGPTTAIFKAFSMIIEKLEEDISSSMTNSTATSKPPVTLRIVVPASQCGSLIGKGGCKIKEIRESTGAQVQVAGDMLPNSTERAITIAGTPQSIIECVKQICVVMLESPPKGVTIPYRPKPSGSPVIFAGGQSSSAAISPQLTKLHQLAMQQSPFPIAPSNQGFTGIDAAAQTSSHEMTIPNDLIGCIIGRQGAKINEIRQMSGAQIKIANPVDGSTDRQVTITGSPASISLAEYLINASVESSKPPPPSSSSLNPEQTSLCPSSTSTTTTTTTTTTTTTTTSSAATSSFSSSSSSSSSSCVVPPSASIPLSLLAPGPPPPSSSSSSSSSSTDSLLPSSPACVSSLLSLKPLPLLALHVVSGASNPAHPIPTEPKIAPELGSKSKRRRLSPY, encoded by the exons ATGGACTCCGGTGTGATTGAAGGAGGGCTCAATGTCACCCTTACCATTAGGCTGCTCATGCACGGCAAG GAGGTTGGAAGCATTATTGGAAAG AAAGGTGAATCTGTCAAGAAGATGAGAGAAGAG AGTGGGGCTCGCATCAACATCTCTGAGGGCAACTGTCCTGAGAGGATCATTACTTTGGCAGGTCCAACCACCGCCATATTTAAAGCATTCTCCATGATCATTGAAAAGCTGGAAGAA gATATAAGCAGTTCAATGACAAACAGCACAGCTACCAGCAAGCCCCCAGTGACCCTACGCATTGTGGTGCCTGCCAGTCAATGTGGCTCCCTCATTGGAAAAGGTGGCTGCAAGATCAAGGAAATTCGAGAG TCAACCGGTGCTCAGGTACAAGTGGCAGGTGACATGCTCCCCAACTCCACAGAGCGTGCCATCACCATCGCTGGCACTCCTCAGTCCATAATTGAGTGTGTGAAGCAGATCTGTGTGGTTATGCTGGAG TCTCCTCCTAAAGGGGTAACTATCCCCTACCGACCCAAGCCTTCAGGATCCCCCGTCATCTTTGCAGGCGGACAG tcttcctctgctgctatCTCTCCACAGCTCACCAAGCTTCACCAGCTGGCCATGCAGCAGAGCCCCTTCCCCATCGCACCAAGTAACCAGGGATTCACTG GAATAGATGCTGCTGCTCAAACCAGTTCTCATGAGATGACCATTCCAAATGAT CTTATTGGGTGCATCATCGGCCGCCAGGGAGCAAAGATCAACGAGATCAGACAAATGTCAGGCGCCCAGATCAAGATTGCGAATCCAGTGGATGGATCGACTGACCGCCAGGTCACCATTACAGGCTCGCCTGCCAGCATCAGTTTGGCAGAGTACCTCATCAATGCCAG TGTAGAGTCCTCtaaacctcctcctccctcctcctcctccttgaaccCTGAACAGACCAGCCTGTGcccttcctccacctctactactactactaccactactactactactaccaccaccaccacctcctctgctgctacctcctccttctcttcctcctcctcctcctcttcttcctcctgtgtGGTGCCCCCCTCAGCCTCCATTCCTCTGTCCTTGTTGGCtcctgggcctcctcctccttcctcttcctcctcctcctcttcctcctccactgattCCCTGCTCCCAAGctctcctgcctgtgtgtcaAGTCTCCTAAGTCTCAAGCCCCTTCCTCTCCTGGCACTCCATGTTGTCAGTGGGGCCAGTAACCCTGCACACCCAATCCCCACTGAGCCCAAAATCGCCCCAGAGCTGGGCTCCAAGTCTAAAAGGCGAAGGCTCTCCCCTTACTAA
- the prr13 gene encoding proline rich 13: MWPNQGPTPPAGPPNPACPPVCNPAYPAVPPYGQYPAPPNPAYPPGQYPAGMNPAMVPNAPPGAMPYGAPGLHPYPTAPGGMPAVPPAGVYPGPYPHSPKGGHHKGHHHHGGMPGAVAGGLAGVGMGLVGHKAHKKMKKKMKKAHKHGHHKHGKSSSSSSSSSSDSD, from the exons ATGTGGCCAAATCAAG GTCCTACTCCACCAGCGGGGCCCCCGAACCCTGCCTGCCCTCCAGTTTGCAACCCTGCGTATCCTGCTGTGCCTCCTTATGGACAATACCCTGCACCACCAAATCCAGCATATCCACCTGGCCAGTACCCAGCTGGTATGAACCCAGCCATGGTACCAAATGCACCTCCAGGAGCGATGCCTTACGGCGCTCCAGGATTGCATCCTTATCCAACAGCCCCTGGTGGAATGCCAGCAGTTCCTCCTGCAGGTGTTTATCCAGGTCCGTATCCTCACTCGCCAAAAGGAGGTCACCATAAAGGCCATCATCACCATGGAGGCATGCCTGGAGCAGTAGCAGGGGGATTGGCAGGAGTGGGAATGGGACTGGTTGGACACAAAGCCCAcaaaaagatgaagaagaagatgaagaaagcACACAAGCATGGGCACCACAAACATGGCAAG tcatccagcagcagcagcagcagcagcagtgactcagactGA